One stretch of Weissella koreensis KACC 15510 DNA includes these proteins:
- a CDS encoding accessory Sec system protein Asp3: MNREYKFNISNGIHNNGFDNSAFNVEFNNTPLYGGDLLKNKDGSITLINPRFPSGKVIASWGNNHKSQGINSNIPLIFPGDIYKLTCDIDMVPSDSLILKIKMYRDTEEEIIIMNLYEHFLEFPLDFKFDSVLIELVNISNNELTFRKMSMVKVEKNNE; the protein is encoded by the coding sequence ATGAATAGAGAATACAAATTTAATATAAGTAATGGTATTCATAACAATGGATTTGATAATTCCGCTTTCAACGTAGAGTTTAATAATACCCCGTTGTATGGTGGAGATTTATTGAAAAATAAAGATGGTAGTATTACGTTAATTAATCCTCGTTTTCCATCGGGAAAAGTGATTGCTTCCTGGGGTAATAATCATAAAAGTCAAGGAATTAATTCTAATATACCGCTTATTTTTCCAGGCGATATTTATAAATTAACATGTGATATTGATATGGTTCCAAGTGACTCATTAATATTAAAAATTAAAATGTATCGTGATACAGAAGAAGAAATAATCATAATGAATTTATACGAACATTTTTTAGAATTTCCTTTAGATTTTAAATTTGATTCTGTTCTTATTGAATTAGTCAATATTAGTAATAATGAATTAACGTTTAGGAAGATGAGTATGGTGAAGGTGGAAAAAAATAATGAATGA
- a CDS encoding preprotein translocase subunit SecY, producing the protein MNDDNVFESKNKTITRKTIIKKITFTLIIFAVFLLGRRIPLYGVNYNQLSTIEMGVKPTLLALGMTPWMTTMIIWKVFSLGKNPDDIISSDASQYFRQNMLMLFLSIIQAIGTLTQLGTTKYVGHETMFFFEINVMFLIVGAFFSEWLSNLIARYGLGGNSLLIVITILGNYVQEINLDIHMVYNHSKPMLVLFLIILMIMFSIITLVYFAEYKIYFIQILASKELKKYSYIPLKIIPALGMPFMYSISLLTFLQYALFFGGRYNHNLKILNVAEKTNINTTQGLMILLVIIFIISIAFSFFNIDVVQTTDKMKKSGDFIENVIPGNNTQKYLSKRILILGFIGALFNVLITVIPFMISQYFPITNINIFGIVGGTYLILLTVLIQSYEQVLTIRNKYKYND; encoded by the coding sequence ATGAATGATGATAATGTGTTTGAAAGCAAGAATAAGACCATTACTAGAAAAACAATCATTAAAAAAATTACTTTTACATTGATTATATTTGCTGTTTTTTTACTAGGAAGACGTATTCCATTATATGGGGTTAATTATAATCAGTTAAGTACTATTGAAATGGGTGTTAAGCCTACGTTATTAGCATTAGGTATGACACCATGGATGACAACAATGATTATTTGGAAAGTTTTTTCATTGGGTAAAAACCCTGATGATATAATATCTTCTGACGCATCACAATATTTCAGGCAAAACATGCTTATGCTCTTTCTATCAATAATACAGGCAATTGGAACATTAACACAATTAGGTACAACTAAATATGTTGGTCATGAAACAATGTTCTTTTTTGAAATTAATGTTATGTTTTTGATTGTAGGAGCCTTCTTTTCAGAATGGCTTTCAAATTTAATTGCAAGATATGGATTAGGTGGTAATAGTCTTTTGATAGTAATTACGATTTTGGGCAATTATGTTCAAGAGATCAATTTGGATATTCACATGGTTTATAACCATTCAAAGCCTATGCTAGTATTATTCTTAATAATATTGATGATTATGTTTTCGATAATTACACTAGTTTATTTTGCTGAATATAAGATCTATTTTATACAAATTTTAGCCTCTAAAGAGCTTAAAAAATATTCATATATTCCTTTAAAGATTATTCCTGCATTAGGAATGCCATTTATGTATTCTATATCTTTATTGACGTTTTTACAGTATGCTTTATTTTTTGGTGGAAGATATAATCATAATTTAAAAATATTGAATGTAGCTGAAAAAACAAATATTAATACTACTCAAGGGTTGATGATCCTATTAGTAATTATCTTTATTATTTCAATCGCATTCTCGTTTTTTAATATAGATGTAGTTCAAACTACTGATAAAATGAAAAAAAGTGGTGATTTCATTGAAAATGTCATACCAGGAAATAATACGCAAAAATATTTAAGTAAAAGAATTTTAATTTTGGGATTTATAGGTGCTTTATTTAATGTATTGATTACGGTTATACCTTTTATGATTAGCCAATATTTTCCAATCACAAATATAAATATTTTTGGAATAGTTGGAGGAACATACTTAATATTGTTAACAGTTTTAATACAATCATACGAACAAGTGTTAACAATAAGAAATAAATATAAATATAATGATTAA
- a CDS encoding helix-turn-helix domain-containing protein: MLLDFNTTFESAIYNKEIQYKIKILKKISECSDGIDIYDIKEALQLNERTIHKYIDSINDIIEQDKNSSDKSYNLYGHIDKQNNKYIYTGDHFQFKQLYKKIVEGTVSLSLINKLVNNNNIKIKAFFHENFISETSLRRNISIFNDYISKYDVSISIKKGFIRFYGNKLNIRFLVVTFMWRNYGGTIWPFENVSKSKIDALANKIINIYGINMSKGKKLEFMYILATNFSRIYTNNFIKDNEISPNIKDVAILNVADKQVYDYLNNNLNIYDSDILFILLWIKSISDFYFIDDKPLNILNILASKHHIIYSKINKYIISIEDITNTKIDFNTLDGETFIATLLAGKYHSSLFKKLNFTIANIDSSKFNIEKVPNLVKNITNITQNINEELPKDELGTLIYFNVSAFLILFPEYYFEPKINILVQMDAPIFEEAAFAKKIRDKLIPYFNVSISYNDDNNDKYDLIISTFIDEKEEKNLDHYVMVSNNMTNKDLNSVISALNKLINT, translated from the coding sequence ATGTTATTAGATTTTAATACAACATTTGAATCTGCAATTTACAATAAAGAAATTCAATATAAAATTAAAATACTTAAAAAAATATCAGAATGTTCAGATGGTATCGATATATATGATATTAAAGAAGCACTTCAATTAAATGAAAGAACTATTCATAAATACATAGATTCTATTAATGACATTATTGAACAAGATAAAAACTCATCTGATAAAAGCTATAATCTTTATGGACATATTGATAAGCAAAACAATAAATATATTTATACAGGAGATCATTTTCAATTTAAACAACTATATAAAAAGATAGTAGAAGGAACCGTGTCGCTTAGCTTAATCAATAAATTAGTAAATAATAATAATATAAAAATTAAAGCTTTTTTTCATGAAAATTTTATAAGTGAAACATCATTAAGAAGAAATATATCCATCTTCAATGATTATATTTCTAAATATGACGTTTCAATATCTATAAAAAAAGGTTTCATTAGATTTTATGGGAATAAACTTAACATAAGATTTTTAGTAGTTACGTTTATGTGGCGTAATTATGGTGGAACTATATGGCCTTTTGAAAATGTCTCTAAATCAAAAATAGATGCTTTAGCAAATAAAATCATCAATATATATGGTATTAACATGTCTAAAGGTAAAAAACTAGAATTCATGTACATACTAGCAACCAATTTTTCGCGAATTTATACTAATAACTTTATAAAGGATAATGAAATATCTCCAAATATTAAAGACGTCGCAATTTTAAATGTAGCTGATAAGCAAGTTTATGATTATTTAAATAATAATTTAAATATATACGATTCTGACATCTTGTTCATATTATTATGGATTAAAAGTATTAGTGACTTTTATTTTATAGATGATAAGCCCCTTAATATACTTAATATTCTTGCAAGTAAACATCATATTATTTATAGTAAAATAAATAAATATATTATATCTATCGAAGATATAACAAACACTAAAATTGATTTTAATACATTAGACGGTGAAACATTTATCGCTACATTACTTGCTGGAAAATATCATTCATCTTTATTCAAAAAGCTAAATTTTACCATAGCCAATATAGACTCAAGTAAGTTTAATATTGAAAAAGTACCTAACTTGGTTAAAAATATTACAAATATAACTCAGAACATAAACGAAGAACTGCCTAAAGATGAATTAGGTACCTTAATTTATTTTAATGTATCTGCATTTTTAATATTATTCCCTGAATATTACTTTGAACCTAAAATAAACATTCTAGTTCAGATGGATGCTCCTATTTTTGAAGAAGCAGCGTTTGCCAAAAAAATAAGAGATAAATTAATTCCATATTTTAATGTATCTATTTCATATAATGATGATAATAATGATAAATATGATTTAATAATAAGTACCTTTATTGATGAAAAAGAAGAAAAAAATCTAGACCACTATGTAATGGTAAGTAATAATATGACTAATAAAGATTTAAATAGCGTAATATCAGCTTTAAATAAGCTAATTAATACTTAA
- a CDS encoding VOC family protein, which translates to MRTHHISLLTENVDRNFHFYTEILGLRFIKNSVNQAKPLRRHIYYGDFLGTPGTVVTFFPIDHFHERFDGLNFFSGIHFSVPTESIDFWKMRLANFDIKSNLDDKGRLHFVDYDNIPIRLQETNKVNFDWHINRMSDVDADFQITGVVGAEMHVPDIDKTIKFFDELLEIKTYDNIIKLDDGEALELIPTDKNTEKSKFGWGSTDHYALGVESESDLKYFWNKAKKLGYTQELFVDRGYFKSAYFIEPNGNRVELATNNPGFTLDESILELGTTFALPPKFESQRELLLEHYAKKNVSFNQVKPYISNENMDEFKTNFSKIDGKFNR; encoded by the coding sequence ATGAGAACACATCATATATCTCTGTTAACAGAGAATGTTGACAGAAACTTTCATTTTTATACTGAAATTTTAGGTTTAAGATTTATTAAGAACTCTGTTAATCAAGCAAAGCCTCTAAGAAGGCATATATATTATGGCGACTTTCTAGGTACTCCTGGAACGGTAGTTACTTTCTTCCCCATTGATCATTTTCATGAACGATTTGATGGTTTAAACTTCTTTAGTGGTATTCACTTTTCTGTTCCCACGGAATCAATCGATTTTTGGAAAATGCGTCTTGCTAATTTTGACATTAAATCAAATTTGGATGACAAAGGAAGATTACATTTTGTCGATTATGATAATATTCCGATAAGACTACAAGAAACCAATAAAGTGAATTTCGACTGGCATATTAATCGTATGAGCGATGTGGATGCTGATTTCCAAATAACTGGTGTTGTCGGTGCTGAAATGCACGTTCCTGATATCGATAAAACCATTAAATTCTTTGATGAATTACTTGAAATTAAGACATATGACAATATCATTAAACTTGATGATGGCGAAGCTCTTGAACTAATTCCGACTGATAAAAACACTGAAAAGTCGAAATTTGGTTGGGGTTCTACTGATCACTATGCTCTAGGCGTCGAAAGTGAATCTGATTTAAAGTATTTTTGGAATAAAGCAAAAAAGTTAGGATATACTCAAGAATTATTTGTTGACCGTGGCTACTTCAAATCAGCTTATTTTATTGAGCCCAATGGAAATCGAGTTGAACTAGCTACAAATAATCCTGGATTCACTCTTGATGAGTCAATTCTAGAACTAGGTACTACTTTTGCCCTGCCTCCAAAATTTGAAAGCCAACGAGAATTATTATTAGAACATTACGCAAAGAAAAATGTTTCTTTTAACCAAGTAAAGCCTTATATAAGTAACGAAAACATGGATGAATTTAAAACAAATTTTAGCAAAATAGATGGTAAATTTAATAGATAA
- a CDS encoding heavy metal translocating P-type ATPase, with translation MYAIQNLFKKFQKENLIGMTLLLILAFGFKFGNLINLSQIMMLLTALIGVLPILIRAFSALKYKSIAIELLISIAVIGALLIHEYDEAGIVVWLFAIGDWLQMIMMNKTRQSIRELMDTFPTTALKISTPDDRQYQEVDIDELVVDQYVLVKSGSTIPVDGVVVQGSSYVNEASITGESKPAHKKVLSKVFAGTIVNDGTIVVQVIKIGDETVFGKLIELIEDAQDSQTKEQRFVDKFARYYTPVILVLGIIVALWTKNMETAITVLVLGCPGALVIGVPVSTVMGIGMAAKNGIITKGAANFNILSRKNYFIFDKTGTLTVGEPTVVNIKNLLGDREHNIKLLASVENESNHPLARAILNIHNDDNALYLAQDVKSIAGQGMRAQINHKSILVGNQKMMKTENISIPSLVMNKSDSQVILVVDRQVHMVLMINDQLRPQIKENLDQIKQQGAKKLMLLSGDNQAAVDVVANKLPFDTAIGNLLPADKLAIVKKLQVQGESVVFVGDGINDGPALSQADLGIAMGGGTDIAIDVSDLVLVNSDPVQISLAIKIAHATMRNMKQNIFIALATVLILFVGLFTNYVDMSIGMLVHELSVLLVVINALSLNYLKSLF, from the coding sequence ATGTACGCAATTCAAAATTTATTTAAAAAATTCCAAAAAGAAAATTTAATAGGAATGACTTTATTACTAATTTTAGCTTTTGGATTCAAGTTTGGTAATTTAATTAATTTATCTCAAATAATGATGTTGTTGACAGCTCTAATAGGGGTGTTACCGATTTTAATACGGGCATTTAGTGCATTAAAATATAAGAGTATTGCAATTGAATTATTAATTTCAATTGCAGTTATCGGGGCCCTGCTAATTCATGAATATGATGAGGCCGGAATTGTTGTTTGGCTTTTTGCTATAGGCGATTGGTTACAAATGATAATGATGAATAAGACACGGCAATCGATCCGTGAATTAATGGATACATTTCCAACAACTGCTTTAAAAATTTCCACACCTGATGACCGTCAATATCAAGAAGTTGATATTGACGAACTAGTTGTTGATCAATATGTTTTGGTAAAATCTGGATCAACAATTCCTGTTGATGGGGTAGTGGTTCAAGGAAGTAGTTATGTTAATGAGGCTAGCATTACTGGTGAGTCAAAACCTGCTCATAAGAAAGTACTATCAAAAGTATTTGCGGGGACTATCGTTAATGATGGCACAATCGTTGTTCAAGTTATTAAAATTGGGGATGAGACCGTATTTGGTAAATTGATCGAGTTAATTGAGGATGCCCAAGATAGTCAGACTAAAGAACAAAGATTTGTCGATAAATTTGCACGATATTACACGCCAGTCATTCTTGTTTTGGGAATTATAGTTGCTCTATGGACTAAAAATATGGAGACTGCTATAACAGTGTTAGTTCTTGGATGTCCCGGAGCTTTAGTGATTGGAGTGCCTGTTTCAACGGTCATGGGTATTGGTATGGCGGCTAAGAATGGAATTATTACTAAAGGAGCTGCTAATTTTAATATTTTGAGTCGAAAGAATTATTTTATTTTCGATAAAACGGGTACTTTGACAGTAGGGGAACCAACAGTAGTTAATATTAAAAACCTATTAGGGGATCGAGAACATAATATTAAACTATTAGCTAGCGTGGAAAATGAATCGAATCATCCTTTAGCTCGTGCAATATTGAATATTCATAATGATGACAATGCTCTTTATTTAGCTCAAGATGTTAAAAGCATTGCTGGTCAGGGGATGCGAGCTCAAATAAATCATAAGTCTATCTTAGTCGGTAATCAAAAAATGATGAAAACAGAAAATATTTCAATTCCATCTTTGGTTATGAATAAGTCTGATTCTCAAGTAATATTAGTCGTTGATCGACAAGTGCATATGGTATTAATGATCAATGATCAACTTCGTCCTCAGATTAAGGAAAACTTAGATCAAATCAAACAGCAAGGAGCTAAAAAATTAATGCTTCTATCTGGAGATAATCAAGCTGCTGTGGATGTTGTCGCAAATAAATTACCTTTCGACACAGCTATCGGTAACCTGTTACCTGCTGATAAACTCGCCATTGTCAAAAAATTACAAGTGCAAGGAGAGTCAGTTGTCTTTGTAGGGGATGGTATTAATGATGGGCCAGCTTTAAGTCAAGCTGATTTAGGAATTGCAATGGGAGGCGGAACAGATATTGCAATTGATGTATCTGATCTAGTGTTAGTTAACTCTGATCCTGTCCAAATTTCTCTAGCTATTAAAATTGCACATGCAACAATGCGTAATATGAAACAAAACATATTCATAGCTTTGGCTACTGTATTGATCTTATTTGTAGGCCTTTTCACCAATTATGTTGATATGTCTATAGGAATGTTAGTACATGAATTAAGTGTCTTGTTAGTAGTTATAAATGCTCTAAGTTTGAACTATTTAAAATCATTATTTTAA
- a CDS encoding heavy-metal-associated domain-containing protein, translating into MANIKVTMQLDDLSCPSCMIKIQKALSGQSGLSDIKVLFNASKIKLNLDDTLNDVDQIKIILNHLGYPVQRVTVKE; encoded by the coding sequence ATGGCGAATATTAAAGTGACAATGCAATTAGATGATTTATCTTGTCCATCATGTATGATTAAAATTCAAAAAGCATTATCTGGACAATCAGGTTTATCAGATATAAAAGTGCTTTTTAATGCCAGTAAGATAAAATTAAATTTGGATGATACGCTTAATGATGTTGATCAAATTAAAATAATTTTGAATCATCTTGGTTATCCTGTCCAGAGGGTCACAGTAAAGGAGTAA
- a CDS encoding Crp/Fnr family transcriptional regulator, with protein MMSEHLCVQFVPLFQKLKQADQKEIEKLINHVVVQKGEVVYAPNDSQQLIILESGRLKVENLMENGDAHFQEIMQSGDFMGENWLFGAENNNVFLTAEELSQVCRIDAEQFRSLLIDLPQLSYELTKHMVRQINEVNRQNYYLTIYKIKDRIMAYFMDLSAEQESYTIQLTLSLKDTASYLGTTPETLSRKIQELTHQNKFDRIGINQFVLFEK; from the coding sequence ATGATGAGTGAGCATCTATGTGTGCAGTTCGTACCTTTGTTTCAAAAATTAAAGCAAGCTGATCAAAAAGAAATCGAAAAATTAATTAATCATGTTGTGGTTCAAAAAGGTGAGGTAGTTTATGCTCCAAATGATAGTCAACAGTTGATTATACTAGAGTCTGGGCGCTTGAAAGTGGAAAATTTAATGGAGAATGGGGATGCACACTTTCAAGAAATTATGCAGTCTGGTGATTTTATGGGTGAAAATTGGCTATTTGGTGCCGAAAATAATAATGTTTTTCTAACTGCAGAAGAATTATCTCAAGTTTGCCGAATTGATGCAGAACAATTTAGAAGTTTACTAATTGATCTGCCACAGTTGAGTTATGAATTAACTAAACACATGGTTCGGCAGATCAATGAAGTTAATCGCCAAAATTATTATCTAACAATCTACAAAATTAAGGATCGAATTATGGCTTATTTTATGGATTTAAGTGCTGAACAAGAAAGTTATACTATTCAATTGACATTGAGTTTAAAAGATACAGCTTCTTATTTAGGTACAACACCTGAAACGCTGTCTAGAAAAATACAAGAACTAACTCATCAGAACAAATTTGATCGAATAGGAATAAATCAATTTGTATTATTTGAAAAATAG
- a CDS encoding RusA family crossover junction endodeoxyribonuclease yields the protein MDEKSSEIVNKGYSFVIPIEPMPAPRARSSKNGGYFNDDYSIWRKRIELWLTEYLSQTKFEMIFYLSGSQEGYKTVRDIKSGQPRDDNGRLRGKLRSDFQGWELGLTFVLKRPEGEIRSYPTNKSDLDNMVKGAVDSLFEHPAFKQTGLNDSFIQITKAMKRYTILDSDEVPHIEVTMRYL from the coding sequence ATGGACGAAAAATCATCAGAAATAGTGAATAAAGGCTATAGCTTTGTTATCCCCATAGAACCTATGCCCGCACCTCGTGCGCGTTCTAGTAAGAATGGTGGGTATTTCAATGACGATTACTCAATATGGCGGAAAAGAATTGAGTTGTGGTTAACGGAATACTTGAGCCAGACTAAGTTTGAGATGATTTTTTACTTATCAGGAAGCCAAGAAGGATATAAGACTGTTCGAGATATTAAGAGCGGTCAACCACGTGACGATAATGGACGTTTAAGGGGTAAATTACGTTCTGATTTCCAAGGATGGGAATTGGGCTTAACTTTTGTATTAAAGCGTCCAGAGGGCGAAATACGCAGCTATCCCACTAATAAATCCGATTTGGATAACATGGTTAAAGGTGCAGTCGATTCATTGTTTGAGCACCCTGCTTTTAAACAGACAGGTCTCAATGATTCGTTTATTCAAATTACAAAAGCAATGAAAAGATATACGATATTAGATTCA